Proteins encoded by one window of Massilia sp. NR 4-1:
- a CDS encoding HlyD family type I secretion periplasmic adaptor subunit, with the protein MMTNMVPKKSAAAEVIAHDVTPLEVKTDAGRYSKLGWLMILLGFGGFLLWASLAPLDKGVPMPGFVAAEGNRKTVQHQTGGTIADILVKDGDTVKKGQVLVRMNNVQASSQIETTRAQYITARLTEARLVAERDGKKTLEFPAALAALKNDPRVVGGFALQNQLFSSRRASLESELGAYDENIAGLKSQMKGVEESRDAKKAQIGFLKEQLENTRDLAREGYVARSRLLDLERTYAQLNGAVSEDVGNLGRSQRQVLEISLRRMQRTQDFQKDVRGMLSDTQREAEALASRLEGLEYDLHNTEVRAPVDGVVVGLAVFTRGGVVGPGAKMMDIVPSDDPLIVEGQLPVNLIDRVHNGLPVELVFSAFNTNKTPHIPGVVSNVSADRTVDERTGVPYYKVRARVSQEGAKLIAHKKLDIQPGMPVEMFVKTGERTLMSYLLKPVFDRAHSSLSED; encoded by the coding sequence ATGATGACGAATATGGTTCCTAAAAAATCCGCAGCGGCGGAAGTCATCGCGCATGATGTCACTCCGCTCGAGGTGAAAACCGATGCCGGCCGCTATAGCAAGCTGGGCTGGTTGATGATTCTGCTGGGCTTTGGCGGTTTCCTGCTGTGGGCCAGCCTGGCGCCGCTGGACAAAGGCGTGCCGATGCCGGGCTTTGTGGCGGCCGAAGGCAACCGGAAAACCGTGCAGCACCAGACGGGCGGCACCATTGCCGACATCCTGGTCAAGGATGGCGATACGGTGAAAAAAGGCCAGGTGCTGGTGCGCATGAATAATGTGCAGGCCAGCTCGCAGATCGAGACGACGCGCGCGCAATATATTACCGCCCGTCTGACGGAAGCCCGCCTGGTGGCCGAGCGCGATGGCAAGAAGACGCTGGAGTTTCCGGCAGCGCTGGCGGCCTTGAAGAACGATCCGCGCGTGGTCGGCGGCTTCGCTCTGCAAAATCAACTGTTCAGTTCACGCCGCGCCTCGCTGGAGAGCGAGCTGGGCGCTTACGATGAAAATATCGCTGGCTTGAAATCGCAGATGAAGGGCGTGGAAGAGTCGCGTGACGCCAAGAAGGCGCAGATCGGCTTCCTCAAGGAGCAGCTGGAGAACACCCGCGACCTGGCGCGCGAGGGCTATGTCGCGCGTAGCCGCCTGCTGGATTTGGAGCGGACCTACGCCCAGCTGAACGGTGCCGTTTCCGAAGATGTGGGGAACCTGGGCCGTAGCCAGCGCCAAGTCCTGGAAATCTCCCTGCGCCGCATGCAGCGCACGCAGGACTTCCAGAAAGATGTGCGCGGCATGCTGTCCGATACCCAGCGCGAAGCGGAAGCTCTGGCCAGCCGCCTGGAAGGCCTGGAATACGATTTGCACAATACCGAAGTCAGGGCGCCGGTGGATGGCGTCGTGGTAGGCCTGGCGGTCTTCACGCGCGGCGGCGTGGTGGGCCCCGGCGCGAAAATGATGGACATCGTGCCGAGCGACGATCCGCTGATCGTGGAAGGCCAGTTGCCGGTCAACCTGATTGACCGCGTACACAATGGCTTGCCGGTCGAATTGGTATTCTCGGCTTTCAACACCAACAAGACCCCGCATATTCCTGGCGTGGTGAGCAATGTGTCGGCCGACCGCACCGTGGACGAGCGTACCGGTGTGCCCTATTACAAGGTACGCGCGCGCGTTTCGCAGGAAGGCGCCAAGCTGATCGCGCATAAAAAGCTCGATATCCAGCCGGGCATGCCGGTCGAGATGTTCGTGAAAACCGGCGAACGTACGCTGATGAGCTACCTGCTCAAACCGGTCTTCGACCGTGCTCATTCTTCGCTGTCGGAGGATTGA
- a CDS encoding TolC family outer membrane protein, translating to MARHSKTCKLGRLLPLALGAALLLQAGSVSALGLLQAYEAALQNDPAFRSARAAHDAGQENRVLGRSNLLPNVSGSFSGSQNRNTLTIGKTDMPRDYISRSSTLQVRQPLFNLDGFARYKQGVAQANYADMQYLSQSQEVILRVTGAYFDVLLKKDQLALAEAQRNTYAEQRKVNDRLFEKGEAAKTDMLETQARLDVAEAQVLEAQDDVNTALTNLAGIIGGEPGELDGLSPDFRVRGGSGQSFDEWKRLSLENNPEIKTLTYGVEIARQEVNKQRSGHVPRVDLVGTYGKSVSDSITTYNQETMVRSIGIQVNIPIYSGGSVNAASRQAVANQEKAKADLQTQTDKVTVELRKNYNQMSSSVARIDALVKSVDSGKLLVKATEQSIKGGVRINLDLLNAQQQLFTSKRDLAQARYNYLIATLRLRAAAGVLAYDDLREVAANFR from the coding sequence ATGGCTCGCCATAGCAAGACTTGCAAGCTGGGCCGGCTGTTGCCGCTGGCCCTGGGCGCCGCGCTGCTGCTGCAGGCGGGCAGCGTTTCCGCTCTGGGCTTGCTGCAAGCCTACGAGGCCGCGCTGCAGAACGACCCAGCCTTCCGCTCTGCGCGCGCGGCGCATGATGCCGGTCAGGAAAACCGTGTCCTGGGCCGCTCCAACCTGCTGCCCAACGTGAGCGGCAGCTTTAGCGGCAGCCAGAACCGCAATACGCTGACGATCGGCAAGACCGATATGCCGCGCGATTACATCTCGCGCAGCTCCACGCTGCAGGTGCGCCAGCCCCTGTTCAATCTGGATGGCTTTGCGCGCTACAAGCAAGGCGTCGCGCAAGCCAATTATGCCGATATGCAGTACCTGAGCCAATCGCAGGAAGTGATTCTGCGCGTGACCGGCGCCTATTTCGACGTGCTGCTGAAGAAAGACCAGCTGGCCTTGGCCGAAGCGCAGCGCAATACGTATGCGGAACAGCGCAAGGTCAACGACCGCCTGTTTGAAAAGGGCGAGGCCGCCAAGACCGATATGCTGGAAACCCAGGCCCGGCTTGACGTTGCCGAAGCCCAGGTGCTGGAAGCGCAGGACGATGTGAACACCGCCCTGACCAATCTGGCCGGCATCATCGGCGGCGAGCCGGGCGAACTCGATGGCCTGTCGCCGGATTTCCGTGTGCGCGGCGGCAGCGGCCAGAGCTTCGACGAGTGGAAGCGCCTGTCGCTGGAGAATAATCCCGAAATCAAGACGCTGACTTACGGCGTCGAGATCGCGCGCCAGGAGGTCAACAAGCAGCGCTCCGGCCATGTGCCGCGGGTGGACCTGGTCGGCACCTACGGCAAGAGCGTGTCTGACTCGATCACCACCTATAACCAGGAAACCATGGTGCGCAGCATCGGCATCCAGGTCAATATTCCGATCTATAGCGGCGGTTCGGTCAATGCGGCGTCGCGCCAGGCGGTGGCCAACCAGGAGAAAGCCAAGGCCGATCTGCAAACGCAGACCGACAAGGTCACGGTCGAGCTGCGCAAGAACTACAACCAGATGAGCAGCAGCGTGGCGCGCATCGACGCGCTGGTGAAGTCGGTCGACTCCGGCAAGTTGCTGGTCAAGGCCACCGAGCAGAGCATCAAGGGTGGCGTGCGCATCAACCTCGACTTGTTGAATGCGCAGCAGCAGCTGTTCACCAGCAAGCGCGATCTGGCGCAAGCCCGCTACAACTACCTGATTGCCACGCTGCGCCTGCGCGCGGCCGCCGGCGTGCTGGCCTACGACGACCTGCGCGAAGTCGCGGCGAATTTCCGCTGA
- a CDS encoding DUF6447 family protein yields MNEEVEVTVDGVSYRLSELSEEAQAQATSLQYVDAQIADLHAKLAVFTTARMAYQNALQQLVPRTRQ; encoded by the coding sequence ATGAACGAGGAAGTGGAAGTCACGGTCGATGGCGTCAGCTACCGGCTCAGCGAGCTGAGCGAAGAGGCGCAGGCCCAGGCCACCAGCTTGCAGTACGTGGACGCCCAGATCGCCGATCTGCACGCCAAGCTGGCCGTGTTCACCACGGCCCGCATGGCTTACCAGAACGCCCTGCAGCAACTGGTGCCGCGCACGCGGCAGTAA
- a CDS encoding sulfurtransferase: MQATVSSAPAPAGAATAVYVNIAAYKFITLDNLEELRPQYQDIVTRLGLKGTILLTPEGINMFLSGTRAHIDAYLDWVRSDARLADLEWKESLSAEQSHKRMLVKIKSEIITMRMPLIKPEDGRAPFVQAHTLKRWLDQGHDDNGKPVVMVDTRNDFEVDVGTFDNTVDYRIKKFTEFPEVIEQHKADFDGKTVVTFCTGGIRCEKAAIHMQNIGYDNVYQLEGGILKYFEEVGGAHYTGDCFVFDYRTALNPKLEPTETVQCFACRAVVTPRQQLAPEYVLGVSCPHCHGKQAE, translated from the coding sequence ATGCAAGCAACTGTTTCGAGCGCGCCCGCACCGGCCGGCGCGGCCACTGCCGTTTACGTCAACATCGCGGCGTATAAATTCATCACCCTCGACAATCTGGAAGAGCTGCGCCCGCAATACCAGGACATCGTGACGCGCCTGGGCTTGAAAGGCACCATCCTGCTGACGCCGGAAGGCATCAATATGTTCCTGTCCGGCACCCGCGCCCATATCGACGCGTATCTGGACTGGGTGCGCAGCGATGCGCGCCTGGCCGACCTGGAATGGAAGGAAAGCCTGTCGGCCGAGCAGTCGCACAAGCGCATGCTGGTCAAGATCAAGAGCGAAATCATCACCATGCGCATGCCGCTGATCAAGCCGGAAGACGGCCGCGCGCCCTTCGTCCAAGCGCACACGCTGAAGCGCTGGCTGGACCAGGGCCACGACGACAACGGCAAGCCGGTCGTCATGGTCGACACCCGCAACGATTTCGAAGTCGACGTCGGCACCTTCGACAACACGGTCGACTACCGCATCAAGAAATTCACCGAATTCCCCGAGGTGATCGAGCAGCACAAGGCAGATTTCGACGGCAAGACCGTGGTCACCTTCTGCACCGGCGGCATCCGCTGCGAAAAGGCGGCGATCCACATGCAGAACATCGGCTATGACAATGTGTACCAGCTGGAAGGCGGCATCCTGAAATACTTCGAGGAAGTCGGCGGCGCCCACTACACGGGCGACTGCTTCGTGTTCGACTACCGCACCGCGCTCAATCCCAAGCTGGAGCCGACCGAAACCGTGCAATGCTTCGCCTGCCGCGCCGTCGTCACGCCGCGCCAGCAGCTGGCGCCGGAATACGTGCTGGGCGTCTCCTGCCCGCACTGCCACGGCAAGCAGGCCGAGTAA